The genomic window GACGTCGTCAGCGCCGCGGCCGCCGTCGCCGGGACGCTCGAGGCGGACCCCAGCACGGTCGAACTCATCGACGACGGCTTGCTCGGCTACGCCCGCGACGCCTGGGGGTTCGACCTCGTCCCCGAGGACGCGGGGGCAGCGCTACTCGTTGAGGTGGAGACCACGCTCGCGGCCCAGGAGGGCGACCTCGATGCGGCTGTCGCCGCCGCTCGAACCGACGCGACGGTCGCGGTCGAGCGGGCGACCGATGACGCGATGCAGGACCGTCTTTGGAAGGTGCGGAAAGCGTCCAACCCGCTGCTCAACCGGCGGATGGGTGATGAGCAGGCGCCGTCGTTCATCGAGGACGCCGCGATTCCGCCCGAGTCCCTCCCGACCTATCTGGAACGCGTCGGCGACGTACTCCGCGAGCACGACCTCGAGGCGAGCGTGTTCGGCCACGCGGGCCAGGGCGTTCTCCACATCAAGCCGTTCCTAAACCTGCAGGAGGAGGCCGACCGCGAGGCGCTCCGCGCGGTATCCGAGCGGGTCCACGACATCGTGCTCGACATCGGCGGCTGCGTCTCCGGCGAACACGGTGACGGGCGACTCCGCTCACAGTATCTCCCCCTGATGTACGGCGACGAACTCTACTCGGCGTTCGTGGAGGTGAAGCGGACGTTCGACCCCGAGGACGTCTGCAATCCCGCGAAGGTCGTCCCGTCGCGCGACGGGGAACTGGCGTCGGTCGACGAGGATCTCCGGTTCGAGGGGTACGACCCGGCCGCGGTGGACACAGCGCTCGACTTCGGCGACGAGGATGGGCTCGACTCGTTGGTCGAACAGTGCAACGGCTGCTCGAAGTGTCGGACCACCGGAAGCGGGGTGATGTGCCCCTCCTACCGGGCGACCGGCGAGGAGATCACGAGCACCCGGGGGCGGGCGAACATGCTCCGGGCGGCTATCGACGGCGAACTCGGAGAAGACGCGCTCACGAGCGATGAGTTCCAGGAGGCTGTTCTCGATCGCTGTCTCGCGTGTAAGGCCTGCGAGACCGAGTGTCCGACAGGCGTCGACATGGCGAAGATCAAGACCGAGGCGAAATACCAGAAGCACGAAGAGGAGGGGGTACCGCTCCGTGCCCGACTGTTCGGAAACGTCCGGGTCCTCAATCGAGTGGGCAGTGCGCTCGCGCCGCTCGCCAACCGCCTGAAGGAGTTCGGCCCGGGGCGCGTCCTCGCGGAGAAGACGCTAGGCATTGATCAGCGACGCACGCTCCCCCCGTTCGCGGCCGAACCGTTCCCCGAGTGGGTCGCAAGTCACGAACCACACCCAGCGGCCGGCGAACGTGGCACGGTCGCGCTGTTCCCGGATTGCTACACGGCGTACAACCACCCCGAGGTCGGCCAGGCGACAGTACGGCTGCTCGAATCGCTCGGCTACGCCGTCGAGGTCCCCGAAGTCGACTGCTGTGGCCGCGCCGCGCTCTCACAGGGGCTCGTCGAGCAGGCACGCGGGTTCGCAGAGACGAATGCCGACATCCTGGGCGCGTACGCCGATCGCGGCGTTCCGGTCGTGGGCGTTGAGCCCTCCTGTGTCAGCGCCCTCACGGAGTACGACAACCTGCTTGACGAGCCGAACGGGGTACCTGCGGTGAGCCGGACCGTCGCGTCGTTCCTCCGCGACCGCGTGGACGCCGGCGCCATTGACCTCGCCGACGCGGCGGACACGACGGATGCGACCGTCGCGTTCCATGGCCACTGCCACGCGACGACGAAGGGCTGGGACGTCGACCCAGTGGCGCTACTCCGGCAGACTGGCTACGAGGTGCAGCCAGTCGACGCCACCTGCTGTGGGATGGCCGGCGCGTTCGGCTACGAGACTGAGCACTACGACCTCTCGACGACGCTTGGCGCCGAACTGGAGGCGAAGCTCGACACCACGGACGCCGATCTCGTGGCCGCAAGCGGCGCGTCGTGCAGCCAGCAACTCGCCGACCGGGATGTGGAGACACATCATCCGATGGAGTTGCTCGCGGAGGTGGTCGCGTGACCGCCATCGACGACGCGGAACCGGAGTACGATCTGCTCGACGGGGCGATCGACGTACACGTCCACACCGCGCCTGACCTCGTCGAGCGGTTCCAGAGCGACGTCGCGCTCGCACACGCCGTGCGGGACGCGGGGATGCGCGGCGCGGTCGTCAAGAGCCACGTCGTTCCGACGGCAGGGCGGGTCGAACTCGCAAACGAGGCGCTCGGCAAACAGGTGTTGTACGGCGGGGTCGCGCTCAACGGGAGCGTGGGCGGCGTCAACCCCGACGCCGCGGAGGTGGCACTCGACCTCGGTGCGAAGGTTGTCTGGCTCCCGACCGCGTGGAGCCATAACCACGCGAGTCAGGCACGAGCCGCGGACGTCGAACAGTTCGTCGGCCAGCGAGTACCCGACGCCGACGAGGACCTCCACGTCACCGCCGACGGCGACCTGACGCCCGACACTCGGTGCGTCATCGACCTCGTCGCGGAGCACGACGCGGTGCTCGGGACGGGCCACGTCCACCCCGACGCAATCGAGACGGTGGTCGACGCCTGCGCCGACGCGGGCGCTCCATGTCTCGTCAACCACCCCTTCTTTCGCGTACTCGATCTTTCCATCGACCAGCAGGCATCACTCGCGGACCGGGGCGCAGTGATGGAGTTCTGCGGGTATGCCGTTCAAAGCACCGAGAGGCACACGGTCGAGCGCGTCGCCCGGGCGGTCGAGCGCCTCGGACCCAGGCACTGCCTGCTGGCGACGGACTTCGGGCAGGCGTCGAACCCACCCATCGAAGGACTCGCGAAGTTCGCAGCCGCGCTCGTCGACGCGGGACTTGACCGCGGGACCGTCCGTCGACTCCTGTGTGAGACGCCGATCGATTTGCTCGGCGAGTAGCAGGACGCCGATCCACACTTGAACGGTGTGCCATGTTGCCGCGAATCCTGATACGGGATATCCCGCTACGTCGACGTGCAATGGCAGACTACCCTGTCGTAAACGGTCACCACCATATCGGCAACCCCAACGCGGAACAGGACCGCACGTTCGAGTGGTCCGAAAGCATCGCCCAGATCATCGGCGCGATGGACGAGAACGAGGTCGACGCGACCATTCTCCAGCCGCTCGGCGGTGAGAACGACCGCTCCGTTTCGGAGGTTCACGATCACATCTACGAGGCCTCACAGGCGTACGAGGGTCGGATCTTCGGCACCGCAGCGGTCAATCCCCATCTCGGAACCGAGTTCGTCCACGAGGAGATCACTCGCTGCGTTCAGGAGCTCGACTTCAAGTTCGTCAAGCTTCACACGTTGGCCTGGGGTGTCGACCCGACCTCCGACATCGCGTACGACGTCTACGATGCCTGCGTGGAGAACGACGTGCCAGTGATGGTCCACACCGGTCCACACGGAATGCCGTTCTCGATCCCCGGGATGTTCATGCCGGTCGCCGAGGACTACCCTGACCTGCCCATCGTCTTCGCGCACATGGGTGGCGCGTACACGCTGACGCAGGAGGCTATCCTCATGGCCGAGCGCTACGACAACATCTATCTCGACACGACGCTCGCGCTGAACATGTACGTCCGGCGGGCGATGGAAACGGTCGGCGCAGACCGGCTCCTCATGGCTGCCGAACACTCCACGAACATCCCGGTCGCGCTCACGAAGATCGACTGCATCGGCGCGAGCGAAGAGCAGAAACGGAAGATACTCGGCGGAAACGCCGTCGACCTGTACGACCTCGACGTCGCGAAGCAGGACTGGAACGCACAGGAAGTGGCCACGGCGGACGAAGACTGATCGACCCGTGACGACCGAGGACGCCGTCGCGTTCGCCCACACCGGGAGCCACCTGGAGGTCCCGGAGACGGTCACCAGCCACCTCCGGGCCCGAGTGCTCGACACGCTGGCCACTGTGACCGCGGGCTATCGACTTCCCACGGCCGACATCGTCCGGACGTACGCCACCCATCGGTTCGCCGGCGCTGACGATGCCACGCTTCTCGACGGCACCGGCACTGGTGTGTCGCTCGAGGCGGCGACGCTGGCGAACGCCACCGCCGCCAACGCGCTCGATATCGATGACGGCCACCGCGAGGTCAAAGGCCACCCCGCGGCGGTCGTCGTTCCCGCGGCGCTGGCTGCGGCGGAGGCCGCGGACGCGACGGTCGGCCGATTCCTCGACGCCGTGCTCGTGGGGTACGAACTCGCGGTCAGAGCCGGTCTCGCCATCCACGCAACCGACGACGTCTACACCGGTACCGGGTCGTGGGGTGCAGTCGGAGCCGCGGCCGCCGTCGGGCGACTCCGAGGAAACACCTCGGAAACGCTTGCGCATGCTCTCGGCACCGCCGAGTACCACGCACCGCGGACGCCCATCACGCGCGGCGTCGAGCAGCCCGGAATGACGAAAGACGGCATCGGCTGGGGCGCGTACGCGGGCACCGTGGCGGCGCTGCTTGCCGAACGTGGCTTCACCGGCTCCGGAACCGTCTTCGACGAATCGTCAGTCGACGTCACCGACTCGCTGGGCGATCAGTTCCACGTCACCGAGGGATACTTGAAGCCGTACCCGTGCTGTCGATGGGCTCACCCCGGTGTCGCGGCCGCCATCGACCTGCGCGAGCGGGCCGCCATCGATCCCGACACGATCGAGCGCGTGCAGGTCGAGACGTTCGTGGAGGCGACAACCCTGGACACACACGTGCCCGACTCGGCGGAGGCCGCCGAGTACTCATACCCGTACCCGGTCGCGGTGGCTCTGGCCCGTGGTCGGTTCACACCGACCGACCTTGACGCGGCGGAGCGGTCCGATCCAGCCGTCAGATCGCTGGCTGACCGCATCGACATCGCCGTGGACGAGTCACTCGACGAACGGTTCCCCACCGAATGTCTCGCCCGGGTCACCGTCGAGACGACCGACGGGACGTACCAGTCGGACGTGACGCGTCCACCGGGCGCCCGAGAGCGACCGCTCACACAGGGAGAACGCATCGAGAAAGCGAGCCGGCTCCTTCGACCAACTGTCGACGAGACTGCCGTCGAGTCGATCCGCGAGACCCTCCGGGCGCCAGACCGGCCAGTCCGGGCCCTCCTCGCACCGTGGTCGGAGGAGTCATGACTCTTAACCCACCCGGTAAGCTCTATCCGAGGGAGCCATGTTGACTGCGAAGGTGTGCGTCCGGTACGAGGGCGACTGGACGGCGAAACTCGCGGCCCACGACGTGTTCGGCGAGTTCATCGCCTCCACGTTCCGCGACCGTCGCTACGTCGGCATCATGGCTGTCGAATGCAACGCGGACGAAGTCGACACGGTGCTCGACGTGATCGGGAGCCACCGATTCATCGACGAACTGGAGGTCGTCGAGGAGTTCGAAGCCGATGGGCGCGACCGCATCTCGATGACGCTGTTTCTCGAAGGCGGACTCACCGAGTTCACCCCGCTCCAAACGCTGTTGTACGAAGGGTTTCTTCCGATCGGTCCCACGAAGCTCGAGAACGGTCGGGAGTGTTTCGACCTCTTGTTGCACGACCGTGACGAACTGTCGAAGGCCATCGAACTGCTCGAGGAGTTCGGCAACGTGACGCTCGACCGGATCAGCGAGGAGTTCCGCCGGGAGGTCGTCCCCTCACGGGCGGGTTGGCAGGCGTTGCTCGCGTCGATCCCGCCACGACGGCGCGAGGTACTCAACCTCGCGCTCGAGGAGGGCTACTTCGAGATCCCGCGGCAGGTCACGCTCGAGGAGTTGGCAGACGAGATGGGCATTACCAAGACCACCGCCTCGACTCACCTTCGGAAGGCAGAACGCCAACTCGTCGAGTTCCTGCTCCCCTATATCAACCTCGCGGCCGAGGAAGGGGAACCATAAACGTCGCCATATGTTTGGCGGGTAACTGAAGCCGTCACTCGCCGATCGTCCGCACGTGACACGCGTTCTGCTACCCGCGAGCAACCACTCACAGTGGGCGGAGAGCGTCGCCGATGTCGTCGTCGATACGGAGGACGACGACGACCTCACGGCGGTCGTCGCCCACGTCTTCGACGACGACGAGGTCGAGTCGACGAACGAGAACCTCGATATCGAGGGACGCGCGAAGGTCGACGAGCTCGCGAGCCGCAAGTCCGGAGTCAACGCGGCGACACAGCGACTTGAGGACGCGGGCATCGACACCGAAGTCCGCGGCGTGGAACACGAGGGCGAGCCCGCCGAAGCCATCGTTGCGGCGGTCGACGAGGAGGACGCCGACCGGCTGTACATGTACAGCCGGAAGCGGAGCCCCGCCGGCAAGGCCGTCTTCGGCAGCACGCTCCAGGAGGCCATCCTCAAGGCTCGGGTTCCGATCGTCGTCGTTCCGTCGAACGCGCTGTAACCGAGTCGTCCAAGGCTGGATAATAAAAGGTCACAATAGTTCGCGCGAACCGTTACCCAAGTACATTCGACATACACGATAGACAATGACAGAGAAACACACGCGTCGACAGGTGCTGAAGCAGGGAGCCGTCGCGGGGAGTACAGTCGGTCTGACATCGCTCGCCGGATGCATGAGCTTCGTCGGCGGCGGTGGCGGCTCGGTGAAAGTCGGGTCCAAGCAGTTCACCGAACAGGAACTGCTCGGGTACATGGCTCTCGAGTCACTGAAGGCAAACACGGACGTAGACGTCGTGAACGAAGTCGGACTCGGCGGGACGACCACCAACTTCCGGGCGGTGAAGAACGACGAAATCGACCTGTACTGGGAGTACACGGGTACGGCGTGGGCCACGCTCCCGCCCAAACACGAGGAGGTCATCACCGACTCGGAGGAGATCTACAACGAGGTCGACGAGGAGTTCAACGATCGACACAGCCTCGACTTCCTCCAGCGGGCGCCGTTCAACAACACGTACGTGCTGACGGCGAACCCGAACTGGGTCGAGGAGACCGGGGTACAGACTATCTCCGATTTCGCCGAGTATGTCAATGCCGGGAACACCGACTTCACGGTCGTGTTGAACGCGGAGTTCGAGAAGCGGTCCGACGGCTGGCCCGGGGTGGCGAAACACTACGGGTTCGACGACGTCCGCTCGGAAATCGAGGTGACGAACGTGAGCTCAGGACTCACCTACCAGACAGTCGGACAAGGCGACGCGCAGGTCGGCGTCGGGTTCAACACGAACCCGAAGATCATCGAGTTCGACCTCGTGGTGCTGGAGGACGACGAAAAGTTCTTCCCGGTGTACAACCCGGCGCCGCTGGTAAACCAGGATGCCCTCGAATCGAACCCGGCGATCAAGGAACCACTGAACGCCATCGGATCAAAGATCTCGACGGACCAGATTCGGAATCTGAATAAGCAGGTGTCCATCGGGGGTGAGGACGCCCAGAAGGTAGCCCGGGAGTTCCTGAAGAACGAAGGGCTCATCTGAGATGCTCACCGCCGTCCCGACCGTCGTGAGTCCCCCGCTGTTCGTCCACGCCTACGTTGAGTACATCCTCTCAAACAGCGGGAGCCTTGTGGGGCTCACTCTCCAACACATCTCCATCATCGTACAGGCGATCGCCATCGCGGTGCCGCTCGGCGTCGTGGTTGGCACGCTCATCACGTACAACGACCGGGCGGCGACGGTTGTGCTCTGGCTCGCTGGCGTGATGATGACCGTTCCGAGTATCGCACTGTTCGGGTTGCTTATTCCGACGTTCGGCATCGGCAAACCCCCCGTTATCGTCGCGCTCGTGCTCTACTCGCAGTTGCCGGTTATCCGCAATACGTATGTCGGGCTTGACCGGATCGATCCGGCGGCCGTCGAGGCCGGCACCGGCCTCGGGATGACCCGCGTCGAACGGCTCCGGCGCGTGAAACTCCCGATGGCCCTCCCGGTCATTATGGCCGGCGTACGCAACGCCGTTGTCGTGCTCATCGGCATCGCGGCTATCGGAGCGTTCATCGGCGCAGGCGGTCTCGGTGACCTCATCTTCAATGGCGTCTCCGAGCCGGACATCCAGGAACTCGTCGTCGGCACCGTCGTGCTCTCGCTGCTGACGCTCGCCGTCGACTACGGCTTCGGACTGGTCGAGCGCGTCCTCCGGCTCCGCAACGGTGAGGACGTCCAATTGCCGCGGCTGGTGCGAGGCGCGGTTTCCAACACAGGAGGAACCTCATGATCGAGTTCGAAAACGTCACCAAGGAGTATCCGGACGGTACCGTCGCCATCGAGGACATCAGTTTCGCAGTCGAGGAGGGCACCACGACCGTCCTCGTCGGACCCTCGGGGTGTGGGAAGACAACGACCATGAAGCTCGTCAACCGGCTCGAGGACCCCACCGAAGGGACGGTGTATTTCGACGGGACGGACATCTCTAAGCTCGACGAAATCGAACTCCGGCGCGACATCGGCTACGTCATCCAAGAGATCGGCCTGTTCGACCACATGACCGTCGGCGAGAACGTCGCGACCGTCCCCGAACTGAAGAGCTGGGACGAGGCGCGCATCGATAATCGCGTCGACGAACTGTTGGAGTTGATGGACCTCCCGCCCGAGCAGTATCGCGACCAGTATCCCAGCGAACTCTCAGGGGGACAGCGCCAGCGCGTCGGCGTCGCCCGGGCGCTCGCCGCGGACCCCGACGTAATGCTGATGGACGAACCATTCGGTGCGCTCGACCCCATCACCCGCGAGAACTTACAAAACGAGTTCCTCGACATCCAAGAGGAGATCAACACGACCATCCTATTCGTCACTCACTCTATCGACGAGGCGCTGAAGATGGGCGACCGCATCGCCATCTTCGATGTCGGCGAACTCGTCCAGTACGACACGCCTGGTGAGATCCTCTCGGACCCGAAAAACGAGTTCGTTGAGGACTTCATCGGCGCCGACCGAACGCTGAAACAGCTCCAGGTGACGCCTGTGCGCAAGGTCATGGAAGAGCCGACCGACGATCACCGTGAGCTCGTCGCGGCCATCGAGGGCGACGGGCCCGTAGGCACAGCCGTCGGTGACGGTGGTGAGGTGGTCCCAGTCGAACCGACCGACAGCACGCAGGTCGCGCTCTCTCGGCTCATCCAAGGCGGTGTCGACGCGCTACCAGTCACTCGTGACGGGGAAGTCGTCGGCGTCGTGACTGAGGCCGCGATCCGTGATGGCCGCAACGGAGGGTCGTAAATGGGTATCCCGCAACAGCTCCCGGCCGCATGGGACTACCTGCTGGCGAACCAGCAGCAGTTTGTCGAACTACTCATCACACACCTCCAGCTGGTGATCGTCGCGGTCGTCTGTGCCATCCTCGTGGCCGTTCCGGGCGGGATCCTTGCAACTCGCCGGCCGAAGCTAAAGGGGTATATCCTCGGACTCGGCAACATTGCGCAGTCGGTGCCGACCATCGCCATCATCTTCCTGGTGTTTCCAATCCTCGGCATCGGATTCACGACGGCGCTCGTGGGGCTGTTCACCTACGCCATCCTCCCCATCCTCACCAACACCATCACGGGCATTGAGGACGTCGACGAGTCGACGGTCGAGGCCGCCCGCGGCATGGGAATGACCGACTGGGAGATTCTTAAGGAGATTCAGATCCCGCTTGCGCTGCCCGTGATATTCGCCGGCATTCGCACCGCCTCGGTCATCACTGTCGGGACAGCCTACCTCGCTTTCTTTATCGGCGGTGGGGGACTGGGGCTGTGGGTCGTGGTCGGCATCAAACTGTTCAATATGCCACAGGTACTCGCCGGTGCGATTCCCGGTGCACTGCTGGCTATCGGTATGGATTCGCTGTTCGCGCTCGTGGAGCGGCAGCTCGGCGGTGAAGGGCTCCAGAAGGAATCTGCCGCCGGTGCATAACTGCTGAAGAACGGATTTGGGTCGAGATATCGGGAGCTACGCTTCTTCCGGACGGGGAGCATTCTCGTATTTGATCATCTTCTCGGACTTATCGGAGATAGTCTCGTAGATCTGCTGGAGGGTTTCCTCCGCAGCAAGGAGGTTATGCTCTTCGAGGAATGCTCGACCCTCCTCCGTGAGCCCGTAGAACTTCCAGGGATATCCCTGTCGGCGCTGGTCATCGTTGAGGGCGACCTCTTTCACGATGCCGGCGTCGATCAGCTTCTGGATGTGTTTGTAGACGGTGGCGTCGCTCACGCTGGGGTTGAGCTCCTCGAGCTCGTACATCGACGGGAGCTGCTCCGGGTGCTGGAGGATGTTGTTGATCAGCGCGAACCGCGTCTGCTGGGTGACGAAGTGGACGAGTTCGCGGGTTTCCATCCCCTCAGCAGTCCCAATGTCAGAGCTCATACGGCACAGTACATGCCCTGGCGCCAAGTAGTTTACTCTTGAGTAAATCACTCTAGAGTAAGCCACCAGTGACTACCCCAGTAAATTACTTCAGAAACCATATCTCACAAGACTGAGAAGGACCGCCAATGTCGAACGAGGAGTCACCCGTCCCTGAGGAGGTCCTCACGAGTGCGAAGGAGCAGCTCGACGAGGAGGAGATCTCCTTGGCCGACAACGAAGAAATCCTCCACACGCTGAGCGAGCTCACGCCCGTCTACGAGAGCAATCGGTCGTACTTCGTGCTCGGGAATTACGATCGAGAGCCGATCCGCCGACTGAATCTGGTGGTCGATCGCCTCAACCGCCGGCAGAACGCCTACGCCTTCCGTATGGTTGATATTCGGGGTGAGTGGGACAACAGTATTCAGAAATTCTGTCTGATCGCCGATATCGTGACCTACCTCGTTGGTGTCGCCGAGAAAGAACCAAGCGACTTCCTTGTTGAGCAGGGACTGCTCGTCGGCAC from Halobaculum magnesiiphilum includes these protein-coding regions:
- a CDS encoding helix-turn-helix transcriptional regulator, producing MSSDIGTAEGMETRELVHFVTQQTRFALINNILQHPEQLPSMYELEELNPSVSDATVYKHIQKLIDAGIVKEVALNDDQRRQGYPWKFYGLTEEGRAFLEEHNLLAAEETLQQIYETISDKSEKMIKYENAPRPEEA
- a CDS encoding ABC transporter ATP-binding protein; this encodes MIEFENVTKEYPDGTVAIEDISFAVEEGTTTVLVGPSGCGKTTTMKLVNRLEDPTEGTVYFDGTDISKLDEIELRRDIGYVIQEIGLFDHMTVGENVATVPELKSWDEARIDNRVDELLELMDLPPEQYRDQYPSELSGGQRQRVGVARALAADPDVMLMDEPFGALDPITRENLQNEFLDIQEEINTTILFVTHSIDEALKMGDRIAIFDVGELVQYDTPGEILSDPKNEFVEDFIGADRTLKQLQVTPVRKVMEEPTDDHRELVAAIEGDGPVGTAVGDGGEVVPVEPTDSTQVALSRLIQGGVDALPVTRDGEVVGVVTEAAIRDGRNGGS
- a CDS encoding universal stress protein — protein: MTRVLLPASNHSQWAESVADVVVDTEDDDDLTAVVAHVFDDDEVESTNENLDIEGRAKVDELASRKSGVNAATQRLEDAGIDTEVRGVEHEGEPAEAIVAAVDEEDADRLYMYSRKRSPAGKAVFGSTLQEAILKARVPIVVVPSNAL
- a CDS encoding FAD-binding and (Fe-S)-binding domain-containing protein produces the protein MSTDDATTVPDGLAVRLDGEVDFGAAARRLYATDASIYEVEPSGVTFPRSREDVREIVAFAREHNLSITARGAGSSLTGNAVGEGIVVDCERHLDDVVAVDPDAQTVTVQPGVVLDNLNEMLEAHDLHFPPDPSTSSTCTIGGMVANDAAGAHSVRHGTTRDNVRRVECVLADGTVADFRHYEGADLEAVLERDDRIGEVHRTVRDIVAEHAAEIDARYPDVERNSSGYDLESTADPDGEWLDLSRLVVGSEGTLGVITEVTLELTERPETRAAALVFYDDVVSAAAAVAGTLEADPSTVELIDDGLLGYARDAWGFDLVPEDAGAALLVEVETTLAAQEGDLDAAVAAARTDATVAVERATDDAMQDRLWKVRKASNPLLNRRMGDEQAPSFIEDAAIPPESLPTYLERVGDVLREHDLEASVFGHAGQGVLHIKPFLNLQEEADREALRAVSERVHDIVLDIGGCVSGEHGDGRLRSQYLPLMYGDELYSAFVEVKRTFDPEDVCNPAKVVPSRDGELASVDEDLRFEGYDPAAVDTALDFGDEDGLDSLVEQCNGCSKCRTTGSGVMCPSYRATGEEITSTRGRANMLRAAIDGELGEDALTSDEFQEAVLDRCLACKACETECPTGVDMAKIKTEAKYQKHEEEGVPLRARLFGNVRVLNRVGSALAPLANRLKEFGPGRVLAEKTLGIDQRRTLPPFAAEPFPEWVASHEPHPAAGERGTVALFPDCYTAYNHPEVGQATVRLLESLGYAVEVPEVDCCGRAALSQGLVEQARGFAETNADILGAYADRGVPVVGVEPSCVSALTEYDNLLDEPNGVPAVSRTVASFLRDRVDAGAIDLADAADTTDATVAFHGHCHATTKGWDVDPVALLRQTGYEVQPVDATCCGMAGAFGYETEHYDLSTTLGAELEAKLDTTDADLVAASGASCSQQLADRDVETHHPMELLAEVVA
- a CDS encoding ABC transporter permease, whose amino-acid sequence is MGIPQQLPAAWDYLLANQQQFVELLITHLQLVIVAVVCAILVAVPGGILATRRPKLKGYILGLGNIAQSVPTIAIIFLVFPILGIGFTTALVGLFTYAILPILTNTITGIEDVDESTVEAARGMGMTDWEILKEIQIPLALPVIFAGIRTASVITVGTAYLAFFIGGGGLGLWVVVGIKLFNMPQVLAGAIPGALLAIGMDSLFALVERQLGGEGLQKESAAGA
- a CDS encoding helix-turn-helix domain-containing protein: MLTAKVCVRYEGDWTAKLAAHDVFGEFIASTFRDRRYVGIMAVECNADEVDTVLDVIGSHRFIDELEVVEEFEADGRDRISMTLFLEGGLTEFTPLQTLLYEGFLPIGPTKLENGRECFDLLLHDRDELSKAIELLEEFGNVTLDRISEEFRREVVPSRAGWQALLASIPPRRREVLNLALEEGYFEIPRQVTLEELADEMGITKTTASTHLRKAERQLVEFLLPYINLAAEEGEP
- a CDS encoding amidohydrolase family protein produces the protein MADYPVVNGHHHIGNPNAEQDRTFEWSESIAQIIGAMDENEVDATILQPLGGENDRSVSEVHDHIYEASQAYEGRIFGTAAVNPHLGTEFVHEEITRCVQELDFKFVKLHTLAWGVDPTSDIAYDVYDACVENDVPVMVHTGPHGMPFSIPGMFMPVAEDYPDLPIVFAHMGGAYTLTQEAILMAERYDNIYLDTTLALNMYVRRAMETVGADRLLMAAEHSTNIPVALTKIDCIGASEEQKRKILGGNAVDLYDLDVAKQDWNAQEVATADED
- a CDS encoding ABC transporter permease; the encoded protein is MLTAVPTVVSPPLFVHAYVEYILSNSGSLVGLTLQHISIIVQAIAIAVPLGVVVGTLITYNDRAATVVLWLAGVMMTVPSIALFGLLIPTFGIGKPPVIVALVLYSQLPVIRNTYVGLDRIDPAAVEAGTGLGMTRVERLRRVKLPMALPVIMAGVRNAVVVLIGIAAIGAFIGAGGLGDLIFNGVSEPDIQELVVGTVVLSLLTLAVDYGFGLVERVLRLRNGEDVQLPRLVRGAVSNTGGTS
- a CDS encoding MmgE/PrpD family protein produces the protein MTTEDAVAFAHTGSHLEVPETVTSHLRARVLDTLATVTAGYRLPTADIVRTYATHRFAGADDATLLDGTGTGVSLEAATLANATAANALDIDDGHREVKGHPAAVVVPAALAAAEAADATVGRFLDAVLVGYELAVRAGLAIHATDDVYTGTGSWGAVGAAAAVGRLRGNTSETLAHALGTAEYHAPRTPITRGVEQPGMTKDGIGWGAYAGTVAALLAERGFTGSGTVFDESSVDVTDSLGDQFHVTEGYLKPYPCCRWAHPGVAAAIDLRERAAIDPDTIERVQVETFVEATTLDTHVPDSAEAAEYSYPYPVAVALARGRFTPTDLDAAERSDPAVRSLADRIDIAVDESLDERFPTECLARVTVETTDGTYQSDVTRPPGARERPLTQGERIEKASRLLRPTVDETAVESIRETLRAPDRPVRALLAPWSEES
- a CDS encoding glycine betaine ABC transporter substrate-binding protein — protein: MLKQGAVAGSTVGLTSLAGCMSFVGGGGGSVKVGSKQFTEQELLGYMALESLKANTDVDVVNEVGLGGTTTNFRAVKNDEIDLYWEYTGTAWATLPPKHEEVITDSEEIYNEVDEEFNDRHSLDFLQRAPFNNTYVLTANPNWVEETGVQTISDFAEYVNAGNTDFTVVLNAEFEKRSDGWPGVAKHYGFDDVRSEIEVTNVSSGLTYQTVGQGDAQVGVGFNTNPKIIEFDLVVLEDDEKFFPVYNPAPLVNQDALESNPAIKEPLNAIGSKISTDQIRNLNKQVSIGGEDAQKVAREFLKNEGLI
- a CDS encoding DUF6282 family protein; the protein is MTAIDDAEPEYDLLDGAIDVHVHTAPDLVERFQSDVALAHAVRDAGMRGAVVKSHVVPTAGRVELANEALGKQVLYGGVALNGSVGGVNPDAAEVALDLGAKVVWLPTAWSHNHASQARAADVEQFVGQRVPDADEDLHVTADGDLTPDTRCVIDLVAEHDAVLGTGHVHPDAIETVVDACADAGAPCLVNHPFFRVLDLSIDQQASLADRGAVMEFCGYAVQSTERHTVERVARAVERLGPRHCLLATDFGQASNPPIEGLAKFAAALVDAGLDRGTVRRLLCETPIDLLGE